From Mustelus asterias chromosome 19, sMusAst1.hap1.1, whole genome shotgun sequence, one genomic window encodes:
- the LOC144507535 gene encoding forkhead box protein D2-like, translating to MTLGSAMTARSVALEEGDIDVVGVERDPMPGDSKLAGEGLPASDPLAPGAPDVKELKASAKSPLVKPPYSYIALITMAILQSPKKRLTLSEICEFISNRFPYYKEKFPAWQNSIRHNLSLNDCFIKMPREPGNPGKGNYWTLDPNSADMFDNGSFLRRRKRFKRQQQIGLLREATLLPGLGYSAYSYGLQLPGSGHPALAFHHHHCPMPAPASLFPSLSTLFQGTSDSNRKVLAAPLSPGTPVKVEAPTSSSSLRAFSIDNLICPGSPVAYPRVGQPPAVLPVISAILSPSQNLLNVNCDHLEQGVNLANKIIQLHSGHY from the coding sequence ATGACTTTGGGATCTGCAATGACAGCGAGGTCGGTGGCTCTGGAAGAGGGGGACATCGACGTGGTTGGAGTCGAGAGGGACCCCATGCCAGGAGACAGCAAGCTGGCCGGAGAGGGCTTGCCAGCCAGCGACCCCCTGGCCCCGGGGGCTCCGGACGTGAAGGAGTTGAAGGCTTCGGCCAAGAGTCCCCTGGTGAAACCCCCTTACTCTTACATCGCCCTCATCACCATGGCTATTCTGCAGAGCCCCAAGAAAAGGTTGACTCTGAGCGAGATCTGTGAGTTCATCAGCAATAGGTTCCCCTACTACAAGGAGAAGTTCCCAGCTTGGCAGAACTCCATTAGGcacaacctctccctcaatgactGCTTCATCAAGATGCCCAGGGAGCCGGGCAATCCTGGCAAGGGCAATTACTGGACCCTGGACCCCAACTCGGCTGACATGTTCGATAATGGGAGCTTCCTCAGGCGGAGGAAGAGATTCAAGCGTCAGCAACAGATTGGATTATTGCGAGAGGCTACCCTCTTGCCTGGACTTGGCTACAGCGCCTATAGCTATGGTCTCCAGCTGCCCGGCAGTGGGCACCCAGCGCTggccttccaccaccaccactgccccATGCCAGCCCCAGCCagcctcttcccctccctctccaccctcttcCAGGGCACCAGTGACTCTAACCGGAAAGTATTGGCAGCCCCCCTTAGCCCCGGGACCCCGGTCAAAGTGGAAgctcccacctcctcctcctctctcagaGCTTTCTCCATAGACAACCTCATCTGCCCCGGCTCGCCAGTCGCCTACCCCCGAGTTGGCCAGCCCCCGGCCGTTCTGCCCGTCATCTCCGCCATCCTCTCCCCTTCCCAGAACTTGCTAAACGTGAACTGCGACCACTTGGAGCAGGGAGTCAACCTGGCGAACAAAATTATCCAACTGCACAGCGGTCACTACTGA